A DNA window from Myripristis murdjan chromosome 19, fMyrMur1.1, whole genome shotgun sequence contains the following coding sequences:
- the sap30bp gene encoding SAP30-binding protein isoform X2 translates to MLAMASGKKSVPLSSLADYGDDSEPDSEPESEETGRGGGLVSAGYGDDDLSRVEDADDKGSGDEDSGESSRNSEMDESDEGRDADDVKEISEAERKDPNELVALFSEKVRNMSPDEIRIPPEPPGRCSSHLQEKIYKLYERKLHGDFDTNSHIQKKKEFRNPSIYEKLIQFCGIDELGTNYPKDMFDPHGWSEDSYYEALAKAQKVEMDKLEKAKKERTKIEFVTGTKKGTNPSSTAASTTSTTTTTATAEAQKRKSKWDSAVPVTLAQPALLTTTATLPGVVSVTTTASGTKTTVISAVGTILKKAKQ, encoded by the exons ATGCTAGCAATGGCGAGCGGCAAAAAGAGTGTGCCACTTTCCTCTTTGGCAGATTATGGCGATGATTCTGAGCCCGACTCCGAGCCGGAATCAGAAGAAACAG GCCGTGGTGGAGGTCTGGTGTCAGCCGGCTACGGTGACGATGACTTGAGCCGAGTGGAGGACGCTGATGACAAGGGGTCTGGAGATGAGGACAGCGGGGAGAGTTCTCGAAACTCG gaAATGGACGAATCTGACGAGGGGAGGGACGCAGATGATGTTAAG GAGATTTCAGAAGCCGAAAGAAAGGACCCCAATGAGCTAGTtg CTCTTTTCTCAGAAAAGGTGAGGAACATGTCACCCGATGAGATCAGGATCCCCCCTGAGCCCCCTGGACGCTGTTCTAGCCACTTACAG GAGAAGATCTACAAGCTGTACGAGAGGAAGCTCCATGGAGATTTTGACACAAACAGCCACatccagaaaaagaaagagttcAGAAATCCAAG TATTTATGAGAAGCTCATTCAGTTCTGTGGAATAGACGAACTGGGAACTAACTACCCAAAGGACATGTTTGATCCTCACGGCTGGTCGGAAGACTCTTATTATGAAGCTTTAG CCAAAGCCCAGAAAGTGGAGATGGACAAACTGGAGAAAGCCAAGAAAGAGCGGACCAAG ATCGAGTTTGTGACGGGCACCAAGAAGGGCACCAACCCCTCCAGCACAGCAGCttccaccaccagcaccaccaccaccacagccacAG CAGAGGCCCAGAAGAGGAAAAGTAAGTGGGACTCGGCGGTCCCCGTGACCCTGGCCCAGCCTGCCCTCCTCACCACCACAGCAACCCTGCCAGGGGTCGTCTCCGTGACAACCACCGCCAGCGGCACCAAGACCACCGTTATCTCCGCGGTGGGCACCATCCTAAAGAAGGCAAAGCAATGA
- the sap30bp gene encoding SAP30-binding protein isoform X1, whose product MLAMASGKKSVPLSSLADYGDDSEPDSEPESEETAGRGGGLVSAGYGDDDLSRVEDADDKGSGDEDSGESSRNSEMDESDEGRDADDVKEISEAERKDPNELVALFSEKVRNMSPDEIRIPPEPPGRCSSHLQEKIYKLYERKLHGDFDTNSHIQKKKEFRNPSIYEKLIQFCGIDELGTNYPKDMFDPHGWSEDSYYEALAKAQKVEMDKLEKAKKERTKIEFVTGTKKGTNPSSTAASTTSTTTTTATAEAQKRKSKWDSAVPVTLAQPALLTTTATLPGVVSVTTTASGTKTTVISAVGTILKKAKQ is encoded by the exons ATGCTAGCAATGGCGAGCGGCAAAAAGAGTGTGCCACTTTCCTCTTTGGCAGATTATGGCGATGATTCTGAGCCCGACTCCGAGCCGGAATCAGAAGAAACAG CAGGCCGTGGTGGAGGTCTGGTGTCAGCCGGCTACGGTGACGATGACTTGAGCCGAGTGGAGGACGCTGATGACAAGGGGTCTGGAGATGAGGACAGCGGGGAGAGTTCTCGAAACTCG gaAATGGACGAATCTGACGAGGGGAGGGACGCAGATGATGTTAAG GAGATTTCAGAAGCCGAAAGAAAGGACCCCAATGAGCTAGTtg CTCTTTTCTCAGAAAAGGTGAGGAACATGTCACCCGATGAGATCAGGATCCCCCCTGAGCCCCCTGGACGCTGTTCTAGCCACTTACAG GAGAAGATCTACAAGCTGTACGAGAGGAAGCTCCATGGAGATTTTGACACAAACAGCCACatccagaaaaagaaagagttcAGAAATCCAAG TATTTATGAGAAGCTCATTCAGTTCTGTGGAATAGACGAACTGGGAACTAACTACCCAAAGGACATGTTTGATCCTCACGGCTGGTCGGAAGACTCTTATTATGAAGCTTTAG CCAAAGCCCAGAAAGTGGAGATGGACAAACTGGAGAAAGCCAAGAAAGAGCGGACCAAG ATCGAGTTTGTGACGGGCACCAAGAAGGGCACCAACCCCTCCAGCACAGCAGCttccaccaccagcaccaccaccaccacagccacAG CAGAGGCCCAGAAGAGGAAAAGTAAGTGGGACTCGGCGGTCCCCGTGACCCTGGCCCAGCCTGCCCTCCTCACCACCACAGCAACCCTGCCAGGGGTCGTCTCCGTGACAACCACCGCCAGCGGCACCAAGACCACCGTTATCTCCGCGGTGGGCACCATCCTAAAGAAGGCAAAGCAATGA